The Aggregicoccus sp. 17bor-14 genome contains the following window.
GAGGACCTGGCGCTGTGTGAGGGCGTGCGCTGCAGCGCGGGCACCTGCCAGGTTCACGACGGCGCGGCCACCTGCGTGTGCAGCGCCTACGAGCAGGCGGCGGGCGTGGTGTGCCAGGACCTGGGCGCGGACCCGGACGAGGGAGACCTGATCCAGACGGCCGAGCCGCTGCTGCCCTCGAGCGAGCCGCACGTGGGGGTGCTGCAGCGCTGCGGGGGGCGGGTGGTCCAGGACGTGGACGTCTACGCCTTCGCCGCCACGGCCGGTCAGGTGTACCACTTCCGCACCACGCTCCAGCCGGGGATGCGGGTGCGGGTGGTCCTGATGGACGCCTCGGGGCGCCTGGTGAAGGAGGGCCACTACCCGATCTTCTCCTGGCCGACCGCGCGGATGGCCTTCCTCGCGCCCGCGACCGGGACCTACTACTTCTCCGTCACCTCGGAGGCCGAGTGCGGGCCGGGCAGCGTGGACGCCGAGTACCGCATCCTCTTCGAGGCGCTGGGCGCGGACGACCACCCGGACGAGGCCGCCGCGGCGACGCCGCTGGTGGCGGGCCCGACGCAGCAGGGCCGCCTGGAGCTGGGCACGGACCGCGACTGGTTCTCCTTCGAGGCCGAGGCAGGCCACGTGTACCGCTTCACCTGCCGCTTCCCCACGGGCGGCTACTGCAGGCTCCGGCTCGTCGATGCGCAGGGGCAGGAGGTGGACGCCGACGGGGGCACGACCAGCCGCGCCGGACTGCCCTCCTTCGTGGCCGTGGAGGCGCCGGGCGCGGGCTCGTACCGCGTGGAGCTGCGCCGCAACGTCGGTGACGACGACGAGGAGGAGCAGTGGGGGACCTACGACTACACGCTCGAGGACCTGGGCCCGGACGACTGCGGCGACACGCCCCAGGGCGCCGCGCCGCTGCCGGGCCTCAGCCAGTGGGTGACGGCGCGCATCGAGCGGGGCCAGGACCAGGACTTCTTCTCCGTGGAGACCGAGCCGGGGCACATCTACCGGGTGCTCGTGCAGAGCCCCGGCTCACTGGGCTGGACGCAGGTGCAGGATGCTTCCGGTGCGCCGCGCAGCGACTCCAGCAAGTCCTTCGCGGGCGGAGGCACGCGCTTCGTGCGCATCGCACCTGACGGCTCCACGGCCGGGGAGCGCCATGCGTTCGGGCTCTTCACCTTCCAGGTCGTGGACCTGGGGCCGGACGACTTCGGAGACTCCCCCGAGACCGCCGCGCCGCTCGCGCTGGGCGACACGGCGGGCCGCTTCGAGCTCTCCGCAGATCGGGACGTCTTCGCCCTCCAGCTGGACCCGGACCGCTACTACCGGATCACCTGCCAGGGCTGCCAGCTGTCCTTGAACACGGGCTCCGCAATGCTGCGGACCGCGCACGACTTCGAGCCCGGCATCACGGATGGCTATGCGCTGTCCGCGGACATGGGCGGCACGGCGTACGCAACGGCCACCCCCTACGGCAGCTCGGACTACGTCCTGCACCTGGAGGACCTGGGGCCGGACGACGTCCCCGACATCGCCGCGCGCGCGCAGTTCATTGCGCTCGGCAGCGAGGTGCGCGGCACCCTCGAGCGGCTGGGAGACCTGGACGTCTTCCTCGTCGAGCTCACGCAGGGCCAGAGCTACACGTTGAGTCTCGACCCCGGGGGATTCTATGCCCGGCTCACGGCTCCGGGCGGCGCAAGCTGGTTCACGAGCACGTCGGGCACGCCCACCTTCACCGCCGCGGAGAGTGGAACCTACGTGCTCTCGGTCTACTCCGAGGCCCCTCCTTTCGCTCCGGGCACGGGCAGCTACCGCTTCACCCTGCGCTAGGCGCCCGCGCGAGCTCTGCGCGGAAGAAGGCGCTGCCCTTCGCGAGCGCCTCCATGTACGGGCGCACGTCCTCCTGCGCCTCCGCGGGCAGCTGGGCGAAGGGCACCACGTGCGCGTCCGGCACGAAGCGGAAGGTGAGGTTGATGCGCCGGGTGCGGAAGTCCGGCAGCTCGGGCGGCAGCGTCAGCCCCTTCTTCGTGTCCACGCGCTGCACGCGGTGGAAGGTCTGCTCCTTCCACTGCGCGCCGCCGAAGAGCTGCAGGGAGCCATCGTCCAGCCACTGCTCGAGCACCACCGCGTCGCGCTCGCCGGGGCGGCTGGAGGTGACGAACTGGATGAGGGCGCGCTCGCCGAAGGAGAGGCTCGCCACGGGGCCGGGCTCGAAGTCCTTGTGCTCGCCCACGCGCGCGGTGTCCACCCAGCGCCCGTCCTCGAGGCGGCTGCCGTAGAAGTTCACGAGGCAGGTGTTGAGGTGCCAGCCGGGGGGCAGGTCGGGGCCGCGGAACATGCGCCGCGCGAGCTGCTCGATCTTCTCCACCTGGCGCCGCAGCACCGCGGGGAAGGGCTCGGCCTTCACGCAGCGGTTGTGAATCCCGCGCGGCGGCCGGTAGTAGTCGAGGCACGCGAACTGCCAGTTGCCCAGCCAGTACACGGGGCGCAGGAGGCGGCGCTGGGTTTGGCCCTCGGGCGGCGGGAAGTGCTTCGAGTAGCGCAGCTCCCACAGCGGGTGCAGGTGCGCGAGGTAGCTCAGGCACTCGGCCTTGTCCGCGGCGGACAGGAAGCTCGCGTTGTAGTGGTGCCCGGGGGTGCGCTGGCGCGCCTTGGCGGCGAGCAGCCCGGCGGGGCGGCGGGGAGGGAAGGCCATGACGCCGCCAGCCCTACCACGCCCGGCGCGGGCGCGCGCTCACTCGGCGCGCACGCTCGGGGCGAGCGCCGGCTCCGGCTCCACCAGCACCAGCGCCGCGCAGGCCACCTGCTCGGCCTCCAGCGGCTTGTCCAGGACGAAGGTGGCCCCCAGCCGCTCCGCCTCGCTGTAGTCGCCCGCCTCGCCGCGCTCGCTCAGCAGGATGAAGGGCGTGCTCCAGCCGATGCGCCGCACCCGCGCGAGCACCTCGAGCCCCGTGCAGCCGGGCATCTGCACCCCGCTGATGATGAGCTCCGGCACCCGCCCGTCGCGCTCGAGGCTGAGGATGATGCTGCGCACGAGCAGCTGCCCGTCCGCGGCCTCCAGCACCTCGTAGCCCTCGCAGCGCAGCGCGGCGGCGAGCGCCCGGCGGAACTCGGGGTCCGCCTCGGCGAGCATCACCCGCGCCCTCGGCCCCCCCCTGCGCCAGCGGCCCCCCGCCGCGGCGCCCCGTCCCCCGCTCCCCGTGTGGTCCGCCTCGAGCTCCACGCGTGTGCCCCCTTCCGGGCTGAGCCCCACCGAGCCTTCGACGGCAGCAGGGCGCGTGCCAGCTGCGCACATCGACTCTGACGCGCCGCGTCCTACTCCGGGAGCCCTGCGGGAGCGGTTCGGCGGGCGGGGGTGGCCGTCCGCTGCCGGACACCCGCGAGGTGGGGCAGCGTGCCCCACTGTCCCGCTTTGCCCCGGGGCGATCGAGTGCTCCGGGCCCCTCCGGGCCGGGGCGCTTTGCACCGTTGCGGCGCGCGGGCGGGTGCGCCCTAGTCCCCGGCGCCGTAGCGCTCGAGCTTGCGGTAGAGCGTCTTGCGGTCCAGGCCGAGGGTGCGCGCGGCGAGGGTGCGGCTGCCGCCCACCGCCTCGAGCACGCGCAGGATGTGGCGGCGCTCGACCTCCTCGAGGGGGACCAGCTCGGTGAGGTCCACCAGCTCGCGGCCGCTGCGCGCGCGCCGGTGGTCGCGGATGCGGGCGGGCAGGTCCTCGAGCTGCACCACGTCCCCCGCGGTGAGGGCCACCGCGCGCTCGATGCAGTTCTGCAGCTCGCGCACGTTGCCGGGCCAGGGGTAGTCCAGCAGGCGCGCCTCCACCGCGGGGGCGAGCGCGCGCACGGGCTTGCCGCTGCGCTGGGCGAAGTCCTCGGTGAAGCGGCGCGCGAGCAGCAGCACGTCCTGGCCGCGCGCGCGCAGGGGCGGCAGCTCGATGCCGATGACGTGGATGCGGAAGTAGAGGTCCTCGCGAAAGCGCCCCTCGTTCACCGCGCTCTCCAGGTCCTGGTTCGTGGCGGCCACCACGCGCGCGTCGAAGGCCACCTCCGCGTCCCCGCCCACCGGGCGCACGCGGCGGCTCTGCAGCGCGCGCAGCAGCTTGGGCTGCAGGGTGAGGGGCAGCTCGCCGATCTCATCCAGGAAGAGGGTGCCGCCGCTCGCCTGCACGAAGAGGCCGGTGCGCGCGCTCTTCGCGTCCGTGAAGGCGCCGCGCGCGTGGCCGAACAGCTCGCTCTCCAGCAGGGCCTCGGGCATGGCGGCGCAGTTGATGGCCACGAAGGGGCCCTCGCGCCGGCGGCTGCGCTCGTGCAGCGCCTGGGCGGCCGCCTCCTTGCCGGTGCCGCTCTCGCCGAGGATGAGCACGCTGGCGTCCGAGTCCGCCACCCGGTCGATGAGCGCGTACGCCTCGCGCAGCGCGGGGCTGTCGCCCAGCACCTCGACCGCGTCGGTGCTCGTGGCCGCGGGCGGCGCGCGCGGCGCCGGGGTGGGCAGGGAGGCGCGGCGGGGGCCCTCGCGCAGCAGCGTGCGGGCGGCGCGCTGCAGGAGCCCCGCGAGCGCCTCCACGTCCAGCGGGCGCAGGAGGAAGTCCCAGGCGCCCGCGCGGATGGCGGCCACGGCCGCGTCGCGGTGGGCGGGCTCCGCGAGCACCACGGCGGGCACCTGCGGGTGGGCGGCGGCCGCGCGCCCGCACAGGTCCACGCCGTCCAGGCCGGGGGTGTCCAGGTCCACCACCAGCGCGTCGAAGGCCTCCTGCGCGAGCAGCGCGAGCGCCTCCTCGGCGCTGCGGGCGCCCACCGGGGTGAAGCCGCGCGGGGCGAGTGCCGCGTCCAGGGCGGGCCCCGCCCCGATGCGCTCGTCCGACACCCGCAGGATGCGTGTGGCCATGCGCCCTCCCGTGCAGGCCCTCTGGCATAGCGCCTCCGGGCGCGCGGGGCGAACCCGCCGCGTCGCGAAGCGTCCGCTGCCGAGCGTCGCCCTACGGGCCGGGTGCGACGCGGTGCAGGGCGAGGAGGCCGCGCGCCGCGTCCAGCGCCTGCTGCAGCGTGCGCGCGCTCTCGCAGATGACGAGCAGGAGCAGCCGCTCGTCCGGCGCGAGGCTCCAGGGCTGCACGATGCACAGCGTGTCCTCGCGCAGGAGGATGAGCTCGCGCCCGGCCGCCTCGCCCTCGCGCCCCACCGCCACGGTGCGCAGCGCGGTGGGCAGCCCGCCCGGGTCCTTCTCGCCGTGCAGCAGCGACTGGGCCACGTTCCAGAGCGCCACCAGCGTCTGCTCGCTCTGGCCCTCGGCGAGCCGGGTCGCCACCAGCGCCCCGTCCGCCTCGCGCAGGAACGCGAGCGCGAGCGCCGCGGGGGCGCGCGCCCCGAGCGTGGCCAGCAGCGCGTCCAGGTCGGGAGCGGGCATGGGCGGAGGGGGCCTAGGGCTCGGCGCCGCCGTCTTCGGCGGGCTCGGCCGCAGGGCAGGGGGCCAGCTGCAGCAGCTCGGCGAGGCGGGTGCCCAGCTTCTGCAGGATGGTGAAGAGCTGGGTGCGGTCCGCGGGGTCCAGCAGCCCGAGCATGCGCTGCAGCTTCTCCTGCAGGTGGGAGTCCAGCTCGGCGTAGGTCTGGGCGCCCCGGTCCGTGAGCCGGCAGCGCACCACGCGCCGGTCCGCCGTGTCGCGCTCGCGCTGCACGTACGCCTCGCGCTCGAGCCGGTCCACCACGCCCGTCACCGTCTTCTCCGTCACCCCGAGCCGCCGCGCGAGCTCGCCCATGGTGAGCGCGCCGTCCTCGCCGAGCCACAGCAGCGTGTGCAGCTGGGGCGGGGTGAACTGCATCTGCTCGCAGGTGCTCGCGAGCGGGTCGCGAAGGCTGCGCTGGCGCCCCAGGGCGATGAGGAGCGCCTTGAGCTGGGACGCGTCCGCCGCGACTTCTTCCTGCGCTGGGAAATTCCGGGCCACGGAGCATCTATGTACGCGGACCCGCGCCCGGTCAAACCTTCACCCCCGCTCCTGCTCCCTGGGCCAGGGAGGGTCCGGCGGACCCCAGCCCCCGGGCCCGCCTCCGTTCAGTGGCGAGCCCGTGCGGTTGACGGTGGGGCGCGGGCGCCGAAGCTTGCCGGGCGTGAGCGCGCGAGCACTGGCCGAGGGGATGGGGCTGCCGGGCCGGGACCTGGCCCTGGTGGCCCTGGGTGAGGCGCTGCGCGCGCAGGGCTACCGGCACATCACCGTCACCCCCGAAACCCACCGGCGGGTGAACGCGCGGCCCGACAACGCACAGGCGAGGGACCTGCGTGGGGTGTTCGGCTGGAGCCGCCCCTTCGCCTCCGGGCTCCTGCCCGCGCCCCTCGAGCGCCTGCTGGAGGAGGCGGGCGAGCTGCGGCGCGAGCCGGGGGGCCTGCTGCGCAGCGGGGTGCGCTTCTCGAGCCTCGGGCGCGCGCTCTTCGTGCACGACGCGTGGCCCACGCTGAGCGAGGACTCCGTCTTCTTCGGGCCGGACACGTACCGGTTCGCCGCGCAGCTCGCGCGCCTGCCCGGCAGCTTCGGCCGCGCCGTGGACGTGGGCTGCGGCTCGGGGGCGGGCGGGCTCTCGCTGGACGGGCGCGTGGCGCGGCTGCTGCTCGCGGACGTGAGCGGGCGCGCGCTGCGCTTTGCCGGGGTGAACGCCGCGCTCAACGGCCAGCAGGATGCGGCCTGCGTGCACAGCGACGTGCTCGACGGGGTGGAGGGGGACTTCGACCTCATCGCCGCGAACCCGCCGTACATCGTGGACACCGAGGGGCGAACGTACCGCGACGGCGGCGGGCTCTACGGCGCCGAGCTCTCGGTGCGCATCGTGCGCGAGAGCCTCCCGCGCCTCGCCCGCGGCGGCACCCTGCTGCTCTACACCGGCGCGCCCGTGGTGGACGGCGAGGACGTGCTGCTGCGCGCGCTCGAGCCGCTGCTGGGCGCGCACGACGTGGAGGCGCGCTACGAGGAGACCGACCCGGACGTCTTCGGCGAGGAGCTGGAGAAGCCCGAGTACGACCCGGTGGAGCGCATCGCCGTGGCGGTGCTCACCGTGCGCAGGCCCTGAGCGCCCTCACGCGATGGGCAGGGTGTGGGTGACCAGGCCCTCGCCCTCGCGCCACAGGTGCAGCTGCAGCGCCGGCGGCTCGGGGACCATGGTGAGCGAGCCCGCGGGGCGCAGGTCCAGCGCCGCCTGCAGCATCGTGCTCGGGCAGGTGCCCGCGAGCGTCCCCGCGAAGCGCCGCACCACCGCGCGGTGCACGTGCCCGCACAGCACCCGCTCCACCTGCGGGTGGCGCTGCAGGAGCGTGGCGAGCGCGCCCGCGCCCTCGAGCCCCATCGCATCCAGCACCCGCATGCCGGTGGCGAAGGGCGGGTGGTGCAGCGCCACCAGGGTGGGCCGCGCGGGCTCTTCCTTCAGCTGGGCCTCGAGCCACGCGAGCCGCGCGTCGCACAGCTGTCCTCCGTGCTGTCCCTCGACGAGCGTGTCCAGCGCGAGCAGGCGCAGCGGGCCGAGGTCGACCGCGTAGTGCAGGAAGCCCTGCGGCGGGAGGTAGCCGCGGGGCGCGAAGGCGCGGCGCAGCGGCTCGCGCCGGTCGTGGTTTCCCGGCAGCACGTAGAGGGGTGCATGGAGGGGACGCAGCAGCGCGAGCAGCCGCGCGTACTCCTGCTCCGTGCCCTCGTTGACCAGGTCTCCCGTGCACAGTACCGCGTCCGGCGCGGGGTCGAGGCGGTTCAGGTGCGCCACCGCGCGCGCGAGGTGCGCGGCCGAGCCGTAGCGCAGGTCCGCCGCGCTGCCGGGCGCGCAGATGTGCAGGTCGCTGAGCTGGGCGAGGAGCATGCGGAGACCTCCGGAGCGCCACGGTTCGACGCTCCGACAGCAGCGCATCCGCGCGCTCGGGGCGCAAGGGCCATTGCGGTGTGCGCGCGACGGGCCACTGCGCAGGATCGCGCCGGCGTGGTGGAGCGGGGGTCGCGGCTTCGTCGAGGCGGGTGTCGCCCGCTCACCTCGCAGCGATCAGCGCTCGAAGCGCCGGGCATGTCTCGAGGTCGCGCGTCTGCCGAGTGGCTGCGTGGGCGCGCTGGGAGGAGCACGCACGTCGCTCGCGCTCGGATGAAGTCCCGGACGGGACGGGCTCTTTCGCCTGAGCCCAGCGCGGAGGGGCGTCGGCCTGCGCGACGCTCCGGGGGCGCACGCTGGCGAAGCAGGGTGCGCCCGCCCTTTCCCCCCCCCAGGGCGGGGCGACGCGCTGGACGAAATGTTCCGTCCACGCCCGCCGCACCCCGCTCCGGGTGTGCGCGAGCCCCCTCGTCCGGCTCTCCGCTGCGCTCACGGCGCGCGCGCTCGGGAGGCGCTCGGCCGGACGGAACATTTCGTCCACGGCCTCTGGTCCGGAGGGGAGCACCCCTCCCGGGCGCAGGTCGGTGCGGTGCTGAATACAAACCTCGGGACTTTCGAAATCTCCCGAGGTTTGTCGTTAGCTCCGCGCAGCACCTCGCCCGACACCCCCTCCCTCCCGCGCATCCCCGGAGCGCCGCGCAGGGCAGCGCCCGTACGCGCTCGGCGCAAACGACGGGAGCCCGTCCCGTCCTGGCTCCTCCACAGAGCCGATGCGCGCGGGGCACAGCGGGACAGCTTCGTCCCCCCAGAGGGAGAGTGGACAGCCGCGCCTCATGAACAGCGCTACGCAGAGATGGGCTGCACGTCGTCCGCGAGCTCGCGGCGCACCACCGGCTCGGGGCGGTGCACGCGCGAGACGAGGCACGCCGCGCTACCGCCCGCGAGGTGGAACTGGTCGAGCTTCACGCGCACCGGCTTGCGCCCCAGCGCACGCAGCAGCTTCTCCACGTACGGCGCCTGCGCGCCCACCAGCACGCGCTCGCCCACCTCGACGAGGTTGAGGCCGAAGCCCAGCGCCTCCTCGCGCGGCACGTGCAGCACGCGGCTGACGCCCTCGGTGCGCGCGAGCTGCGCGAGCGCCCCGGGCGTGAAGGCCTCGGGGCACACCAGCGCGGTGCCGTCCGAGAGCACGGTGAGCGCGGTGTCCAGGTGGTACAGGTGCGGGTCCCTCAGCTCGAGCGGCGTCACCGGCGCATCGAGGAAGCGCTCGAGCATCGGCGCCGCGCTCGCGCTCGAGCGCTGCCCGTGGCCCAGCAGCGCGCCGCGCGCCCCGGGCAGCATCGCGAGGTCTCCGCCCTCGAAGGGCGCGGGAGGCGGGCTGCAGATCTCGAAGCCCTGCCGGTCGAACACCTGCGCGCGCGCCCGCTGCTCGCTGCGCCGCTCGCCGTACAGCATGGAGGCGAGCAGCGCGCGCCGGCGCCCACCGCGCTCGTGCAGCAGCGCGTTGTCCTTGGAGAAGACCGAGTCGAAGGCGCCGTGCACGAAGGGCAGCTCGAGCAGGCCCGCTCCCGCCTCGAGCAGCGCGCGGCGCAGCGCGCGGTGCTGGCGGCACGCGCGCCTCCAGTCGACCGCGCCCACCTTCATGTGCGGGTTGATGGACCAGGCGACCTGATAGGCGCAATCGCGTGAGCGTGTATGGGTCTTGTCACACCTGAGGGCGCTGAGGGCGAAGGTCGCGGGCATCACGTGGCGAAACTCCAGAGACGTTCCCATCCTTGTACTCGCGGGCACTGAAGCCCGCCCTGACACAAAGGGTGTGCACCATGAGCGGGCTTGGCGAGGTGGGCAGGGCAGAGCGCTTCTCTGGGGAGCGTTCGCCCGAGGCCCTGCATCGCTACCTCCTGCGTTTCAACCAGCACCGGCTTCGTCCGTCCTTTCCCTCGGAGAGCTGGCAGGCGGACGTGGAGGAGGAGCTTCGCGGGCGGCTCGCGGAGGGCGACTTCGTGGAGAGCGCGCGCGCCGAGGTGGCCACGCGCGCGGCGACGGCCCCGCGCGACGTGGACGGCTTCCTCGCCTGGTTCGAGGACCTGAAGCACACGGGCCCCGGCCAGCACGACCCGCTCTTCCCCTGGCTCGCCACCGAGGCGAGCCTCGAGCAGCTGCGCTGGTTCCTCACCCAGGAGGTGGCCGGCGAGGCGGGCTTCGACGACCTCGTCGCCCTCACCCAGGTGAAGCTGCCCACGCAGGCGAAGCTGGAGCTCGCGCGCAACTACTGGGACGAGATGGGCCGCGGCCGCGAGAACGCGATGCACGGGCCCATGCTCGAGGAGCTCGCCCACGCGCTCGACCTGCAGCCGCGCGAGGAGGAGACCGTCTGGGAGGCGCACGCGCTGGCGAACCTGCTCGTCGCGCTCGCGGCCAACCGCCGCTACACCTTCCACGCCGTGGGCGCGCTGGGCGCGGTGGAGCTCACCGCGCCGGGGCGCGCGCTGCTGGTGAACGAGGGCCTGCAGCGCCTCGGCTTCGGCATGCCGGTGCGCCGCTACTACGCGCTGCACTCCACGCTGGACGTGAAGCACTCCGAGGACTGGAACCGCGAGGTGCTGCGCCCGCTCGTGGCGGAGGACCCCGCGCGCGCGCGCGCCATCGCGGAAGGGGCGCTGATGCGCCTGCAGGCGGGCGCTCTCTGCTTCGAGCGCTACCGGCGCGAGCTGGGCCTGAGGCTGCACCCCGTGCACTGAGGTCCACCCCCACCCGCTCCCCTTGACAGCTGAGGGGAGGGGTGTGAGAGCCTTCCCCTAAGCAAACAAGGGGAAGGCATGGCCGAGACGACGCTGGAGCTGCTGCAGGGCACGCTGGACGTGCTCATCCTCAAGAGCCTCTCGTGGGGCCCGCGCCACGGTTATGCCGTGGCGGACTCCATCCGGGAGCGCAGCGGCGAGGCCCTGCGCATCGAGGAGGGGGCGCTGTACCCGGCGCTGCACCGGCTGGAGAAGCGCGGCCTGCTGAGCGCCGAGTGGGGCGTCTCCGAGAACAACCGGCGCGCCAAGTTCTACAGCCTCACCCCCCGCGGGCGGGCCCAGCTGCGCAGCGAGACGCAGCAGTGGGTGGCGTACGCGGCGGCGGTGAGCCGCGTGCTGCAGGCGGCGTGACGTCATGCGGCGCGCCCCTCCCTTCAAGCGGCTGCTTCGCCCCTTCCGCGCGCCCCTCGAGGACGACGTGGACGAGGAGCTGCGGCTGCACCTGGAGCTGAGCGCGGAGGCGCTGCGGCGGCGCGAGGGGCTGGACGCACGCGAGGCCGAGGTGGAGGCGCTGCGGCGCTTCGGAGACGTGGGGCGCGTGCGCGAGGCGTGCGTGGCGGTGGACAGGCAGAAGGAGCGACAGATGAAGCTGAGCGAGTTCTTCGAGTCCCTGGTGCAGGACCTCACCTACGCGGCGCGCTCCCTGCGCCGCAGCCCCGGCTTCGCGCTGGTGGCGGTGCTCACGCTGGCGCTGGGCATCGGCGCGAACACCGCGCTCTTCAGCGTGGTGCGCGGCGTGCTCCTGCGCCCCTTGCCCTACCCGCAGCCCGAGCAGCTCGCGCGCTTCTATCCGGCCAACCCCAAGGAGGGCATCGAGCGCGGGGTCATCAGCCCCATCGACCTGGAGGACTGGCGCACGCGCTCGCACAGCTTCGAGGCGCTCGGGGGCTACTGGAACGCGGAGGGCATGAGCGGGGTGGACCTCACCGGGGACGGGCCCCCCGAGCGGCTGCCGTCCACCTACGTCACCGGCGAGCTCTTCATGGCGCTGCGCGCGCCGCCCCTGCTGGGGCGCGCGCTGCAGCCGGAGGACATGGTGGAGGGGCGCAACCGGGTGGCGGTGATCAGCCACGGGCTGTGGCAGCGCCGCTTCGGCTCGGACCCGGGCATCATCGGGCGCAGCCTCATGCTGGAGGCGAAGCCCATCACGGTGGTGGGGGTGATGCCCGCGGGCTTCCAGTTCCCGGACGAGCGCTCCCAGGTGTGGCTGCCCACGACGCTCATCCCGGAGGACGGCATCCCGCGCAAGCGCGTGGTGCGCTGGCTCAGCGTGGTGGGGCGGCTCAAGGGGGGCGTGGCGCTGGAGACGGCGCGCGAGGAGCTCGCGCGCATCGCCCAGGAGCTGGAGCGCGAGCACCCGGAGAGCAACGCGAAGTGGAGCGGGGTGACGGCGCAGGGGCTGCAGGAGTCCGTGGTGGGCGAGATGCGCGTGGCGCTGCTGGTGCTGCTGGGAGCCGTGGCGCTCATCCTGCTCATCGCCTGCGCGAACCTCGCGAACCTGCTGCTCGCGCGCGCCACGGTGCGCGCCCGCGAGCTCGGGGTGCGCGCGGCGCTGGGCGCCTCTCCCGGAAGGCTCGTGCGCCAGCTGCTCACCGAGAGCCTGCTGCTCTCGCTGCTGGGCGGGGCGCTGGGGCTGCTCTTCGCGCACTGGGGCGCGGCGGGCCTCATCGCGCTCGCCGAGGGGCAGCTGCCGCGCGCGGATGAAGTCCACCTGGACGCGGGGGTGCTCCTCTTCGCGCTGGGTGTCTCGGTGCTCACGGGGCTGGTCTTCGGGCTCCTGCCGGCGCTGCGCGCAGGCAGCCCGCGGCTCAACGAGCTGCTGCGCGGCGCCGGGCGCAGCGTGGGCGGGGCGGGGGCGCGGCTGCGCAACGGCCTGGTGGTGGCCGAGGTGGCGCTCGCGGTGATGCTCGCCGCCGGCGCGGGGCTCGCCACGCGCTCGCTCCTGC
Protein-coding sequences here:
- a CDS encoding sigma-54 dependent transcriptional regulator, which encodes MATRILRVSDERIGAGPALDAALAPRGFTPVGARSAEEALALLAQEAFDALVVDLDTPGLDGVDLCGRAAAAHPQVPAVVLAEPAHRDAAVAAIRAGAWDFLLRPLDVEALAGLLQRAARTLLREGPRRASLPTPAPRAPPAATSTDAVEVLGDSPALREAYALIDRVADSDASVLILGESGTGKEAAAQALHERSRRREGPFVAINCAAMPEALLESELFGHARGAFTDAKSARTGLFVQASGGTLFLDEIGELPLTLQPKLLRALQSRRVRPVGGDAEVAFDARVVAATNQDLESAVNEGRFREDLYFRIHVIGIELPPLRARGQDVLLLARRFTEDFAQRSGKPVRALAPAVEARLLDYPWPGNVRELQNCIERAVALTAGDVVQLEDLPARIRDHRRARSGRELVDLTELVPLEEVERRHILRVLEAVGGSRTLAARTLGLDRKTLYRKLERYGAGD
- a CDS encoding dimethylarginine dimethylaminohydrolase family protein — encoded protein: MKVGAVDWRRACRQHRALRRALLEAGAGLLELPFVHGAFDSVFSKDNALLHERGGRRRALLASMLYGERRSEQRARAQVFDRQGFEICSPPPAPFEGGDLAMLPGARGALLGHGQRSSASAAPMLERFLDAPVTPLELRDPHLYHLDTALTVLSDGTALVCPEAFTPGALAQLARTEGVSRVLHVPREEALGFGLNLVEVGERVLVGAQAPYVEKLLRALGRKPVRVKLDQFHLAGGSAACLVSRVHRPEPVVRRELADDVQPISA
- a CDS encoding alpha-ketoglutarate-dependent dioxygenase AlkB, with the protein product MAFPPRRPAGLLAAKARQRTPGHHYNASFLSAADKAECLSYLAHLHPLWELRYSKHFPPPEGQTQRRLLRPVYWLGNWQFACLDYYRPPRGIHNRCVKAEPFPAVLRRQVEKIEQLARRMFRGPDLPPGWHLNTCLVNFYGSRLEDGRWVDTARVGEHKDFEPGPVASLSFGERALIQFVTSSRPGERDAVVLEQWLDDGSLQLFGGAQWKEQTFHRVQRVDTKKGLTLPPELPDFRTRRINLTFRFVPDAHVVPFAQLPAEAQEDVRPYMEALAKGSAFFRAELARAPSAG
- a CDS encoding response regulator transcription factor, which translates into the protein MLAEADPEFRRALAAALRCEGYEVLEAADGQLLVRSIILSLERDGRVPELIISGVQMPGCTGLEVLARVRRIGWSTPFILLSERGEAGDYSEAERLGATFVLDKPLEAEQVACAALVLVEPEPALAPSVRAE
- a CDS encoding iron-containing redox enzyme family protein, encoding MSGLGEVGRAERFSGERSPEALHRYLLRFNQHRLRPSFPSESWQADVEEELRGRLAEGDFVESARAEVATRAATAPRDVDGFLAWFEDLKHTGPGQHDPLFPWLATEASLEQLRWFLTQEVAGEAGFDDLVALTQVKLPTQAKLELARNYWDEMGRGRENAMHGPMLEELAHALDLQPREEETVWEAHALANLLVALAANRRYTFHAVGALGAVELTAPGRALLVNEGLQRLGFGMPVRRYYALHSTLDVKHSEDWNREVLRPLVAEDPARARAIAEGALMRLQAGALCFERYRRELGLRLHPVH
- a CDS encoding MarR family transcriptional regulator, whose product is MARNFPAQEEVAADASQLKALLIALGRQRSLRDPLASTCEQMQFTPPQLHTLLWLGEDGALTMGELARRLGVTEKTVTGVVDRLEREAYVQRERDTADRRVVRCRLTDRGAQTYAELDSHLQEKLQRMLGLLDPADRTQLFTILQKLGTRLAELLQLAPCPAAEPAEDGGAEP
- a CDS encoding methyltransferase; this encodes MSARALAEGMGLPGRDLALVALGEALRAQGYRHITVTPETHRRVNARPDNAQARDLRGVFGWSRPFASGLLPAPLERLLEEAGELRREPGGLLRSGVRFSSLGRALFVHDAWPTLSEDSVFFGPDTYRFAAQLARLPGSFGRAVDVGCGSGAGGLSLDGRVARLLLADVSGRALRFAGVNAALNGQQDAACVHSDVLDGVEGDFDLIAANPPYIVDTEGRTYRDGGGLYGAELSVRIVRESLPRLARGGTLLLYTGAPVVDGEDVLLRALEPLLGAHDVEARYEETDPDVFGEELEKPEYDPVERIAVAVLTVRRP
- a CDS encoding PadR family transcriptional regulator, which translates into the protein MAETTLELLQGTLDVLILKSLSWGPRHGYAVADSIRERSGEALRIEEGALYPALHRLEKRGLLSAEWGVSENNRRAKFYSLTPRGRAQLRSETQQWVAYAAAVSRVLQAA
- a CDS encoding phosphodiesterase; this encodes MLLAQLSDLHICAPGSAADLRYGSAAHLARAVAHLNRLDPAPDAVLCTGDLVNEGTEQEYARLLALLRPLHAPLYVLPGNHDRREPLRRAFAPRGYLPPQGFLHYAVDLGPLRLLALDTLVEGQHGGQLCDARLAWLEAQLKEEPARPTLVALHHPPFATGMRVLDAMGLEGAGALATLLQRHPQVERVLCGHVHRAVVRRFAGTLAGTCPSTMLQAALDLRPAGSLTMVPEPPALQLHLWREGEGLVTHTLPIA